The Diospyros lotus cultivar Yz01 chromosome 15, ASM1463336v1, whole genome shotgun sequence genome has a window encoding:
- the LOC127792579 gene encoding pirin-like protein isoform X1: MVNIVKERRLVVRKFLARPQHEGVGAIVRRSIGRFELKYFDPFLVLDEFSVSSPAGFPDHPHRGFETVTYMLQGAVTHEDFEGHKGTIGAGDLQWMTAGRGIVHSEMPAAQGTQRGLQLWINLASKHKMIEPGYQEVASRDIAEAAQDRIKVRVIAGEALGTKSAVYTRTPTMYLDFTLKPGAHLQQPVPVSWNAFVYVLEGEGIFGSPDSLAATSHHLLLLGNDGDGVEAWNKSMKPLRFILVGGQPLGEPVVQYGPFVMNTEEEIDQTIQDYENCTNGFEKARHWRSEATLGLDE; the protein is encoded by the exons ATGGTGAATATTGTGAAAGAACGTCGGCTTGTGGTCAGGAAGTTTCTGGCCAGGCCTCAGCATGAAGGTGTCGGCGCCATTGTTAGAAGAAGCATAGGAAG GTTTGAGCTGAAGTACTTTGATCCTTTTCTTGTGCTGGATGAATTCTCAG TTTCTTCACCTGCTGGATTTCCTGATCATCCACACAGAG GATTTGAAACAGTCACCTACATGTTGCAG GGTGCTGTAACACATGAAGATTTTGAGGGACACAAGGGGACAATAGGAGCTGGTGATTTGCAATGGATGACTGCTGGAAGAGGAATCGTTCACTCAGAAATGCCTGCAGCCCAAGGAACTCAGAGAGGCTTACAGTTATGGATCAACCTCGCCTCCAAACACAAAAT GATTGAGCCTGGGTATCAAGAAGTGGCAAGCAGGGACATTGCAGAAGCTGCACAGGATAGAATCAAGGTCAGAGTGATCGCCGGCGAGGCACTAGGAACCAAGTCAGCAGTATACACAAGGACACCAACCATGTACTTGGACTTCACTCTGAAGCCAGGAGCTCATCTGCAGCAGCCGGTACCGGTTTCCTGGAATGCATTTGTGTATGTGTTGGAAGGCGAAGGCATCTTCGGCAGCCCAGATTCTTTGGCTGCAACATCGCACCATCTTCTACTTCTGGGCAATGATGGGGATGGTGTTGAGGCATGGAACAAGTCCATGAAGCCCCTCAGGTTCATTCTGGTTGGAGGCCAGCCCTTGGGTGAACCAGTGGTGCAGTACGGCCCTTTTGTGATGAACACTGAGGAAGAGATTGACCAAACTATTCAAGATTATGAGAATTGCACCAATGGATTTGAGAAAGCTAGGCATTGGAGATCAGAAGCCACACTGGGTCTTGACGAATAG
- the LOC127792579 gene encoding pirin-like protein isoform X2, translated as MNSQFLHLLDFLIIHTEGAVTHEDFEGHKGTIGAGDLQWMTAGRGIVHSEMPAAQGTQRGLQLWINLASKHKMIEPGYQEVASRDIAEAAQDRIKVRVIAGEALGTKSAVYTRTPTMYLDFTLKPGAHLQQPVPVSWNAFVYVLEGEGIFGSPDSLAATSHHLLLLGNDGDGVEAWNKSMKPLRFILVGGQPLGEPVVQYGPFVMNTEEEIDQTIQDYENCTNGFEKARHWRSEATLGLDE; from the exons ATGAATTCTCAG TTTCTTCACCTGCTGGATTTCCTGATCATCCACACAGAG GGTGCTGTAACACATGAAGATTTTGAGGGACACAAGGGGACAATAGGAGCTGGTGATTTGCAATGGATGACTGCTGGAAGAGGAATCGTTCACTCAGAAATGCCTGCAGCCCAAGGAACTCAGAGAGGCTTACAGTTATGGATCAACCTCGCCTCCAAACACAAAAT GATTGAGCCTGGGTATCAAGAAGTGGCAAGCAGGGACATTGCAGAAGCTGCACAGGATAGAATCAAGGTCAGAGTGATCGCCGGCGAGGCACTAGGAACCAAGTCAGCAGTATACACAAGGACACCAACCATGTACTTGGACTTCACTCTGAAGCCAGGAGCTCATCTGCAGCAGCCGGTACCGGTTTCCTGGAATGCATTTGTGTATGTGTTGGAAGGCGAAGGCATCTTCGGCAGCCCAGATTCTTTGGCTGCAACATCGCACCATCTTCTACTTCTGGGCAATGATGGGGATGGTGTTGAGGCATGGAACAAGTCCATGAAGCCCCTCAGGTTCATTCTGGTTGGAGGCCAGCCCTTGGGTGAACCAGTGGTGCAGTACGGCCCTTTTGTGATGAACACTGAGGAAGAGATTGACCAAACTATTCAAGATTATGAGAATTGCACCAATGGATTTGAGAAAGCTAGGCATTGGAGATCAGAAGCCACACTGGGTCTTGACGAATAG